Proteins from one Flavobacterium sp. N2038 genomic window:
- a CDS encoding acyl-CoA thioesterase, with protein MTKRKEQYNEASDLTVSHEIRIRFNETDPLGIVWHGNYITYFEDGREAFGRQHGLTYLDIAKTGYTTPIVKSKCEHKLSLRYGDVVTIETTVVDTPAAKIIYRFKIIDAQGEVACTGETVQVFLDKEGNLMLTNPPFYEEWKRKVGLIK; from the coding sequence ATGACAAAAAGAAAAGAACAGTATAACGAAGCCTCAGACCTAACCGTTTCTCACGAAATTAGAATTCGTTTTAACGAAACTGATCCGCTTGGAATCGTTTGGCACGGCAATTATATTACCTATTTCGAAGATGGACGCGAAGCTTTTGGACGCCAACACGGACTTACGTATTTAGACATTGCAAAAACGGGTTACACTACTCCAATTGTAAAATCAAAATGCGAACATAAATTGTCTCTGCGTTACGGCGATGTTGTAACAATCGAAACCACAGTTGTTGATACTCCGGCCGCCAAAATAATTTACCGTTTTAAAATTATTGACGCTCAGGGCGAAGTTGCCTGCACTGGCGAAACTGTTCAGGTTTTTTTAGATAAAGAAGGGAATTTAATGTTGACGAATCCTCCTTTTTATGAGGAATGGAAAAGGAAAGTTGGGTTAATTAAATAA
- a CDS encoding beta-ketoacyl-[acyl-carrier-protein] synthase family protein yields the protein MKGVAITGMGIISAIGNSVEENYISLIENKIGISRIQNISTVHADVIKVGEIKKTNEDLIDELKLNEDNNFSRTAMIGTLAAKQAVENAGITSINEFRTGLISATSVGGMDMTEKHYYDYFEKPELVKYITCHDGGDVAEKIASELGLKGMVTTISTACSSAANSIMLGARLIKTGKLDRVIVGGTDALAKFTINGFKTLMILSDDYNKPFDNNRKGLNLGEAAAFLVLESDEIVAKQNKKVLARVSGYGNANDAFHQTASSENGDGAYLAMKKAFEVSGLKPSEIDYINVHGTATPNNDLSEGRALLRIYENEKVPDFSSTKPFTGHTLAAAAAIEAVYSVLAIQNSVVYPNLNFETSMEEFDLKPQTSLKNATIEHVLSNSFGFGGNCSTLIFSKS from the coding sequence ATGAAAGGTGTTGCAATAACGGGAATGGGAATTATCTCTGCGATTGGTAATTCGGTTGAGGAAAATTACATTTCTCTGATCGAAAACAAAATCGGAATTTCTCGTATTCAAAATATTTCCACTGTTCACGCAGATGTTATCAAAGTTGGTGAAATCAAAAAAACCAATGAAGATCTTATCGATGAACTGAAATTAAATGAGGATAACAATTTCTCCAGAACCGCTATGATTGGTACTTTGGCTGCCAAACAAGCTGTTGAAAATGCCGGCATAACCTCGATTAACGAATTTAGAACCGGACTTATTTCGGCCACAAGTGTAGGCGGAATGGACATGACCGAAAAACATTATTACGATTATTTCGAAAAACCAGAATTGGTTAAATACATTACCTGTCACGATGGTGGCGATGTCGCTGAAAAAATTGCTTCAGAACTTGGTTTAAAAGGAATGGTTACGACAATCAGTACGGCTTGTTCGTCGGCAGCAAACTCGATTATGCTGGGCGCTAGATTAATCAAAACCGGAAAACTGGATCGCGTAATTGTGGGCGGAACTGATGCTTTGGCAAAATTCACTATCAACGGATTCAAGACTTTAATGATTTTATCTGACGATTATAACAAACCTTTTGACAATAACCGAAAAGGGTTAAATCTTGGCGAAGCCGCCGCTTTTTTGGTTTTAGAATCGGATGAAATTGTCGCCAAACAAAATAAAAAAGTCCTGGCAAGAGTTTCTGGTTACGGAAATGCAAATGATGCTTTTCACCAAACTGCATCTTCAGAAAATGGAGACGGCGCCTATCTGGCCATGAAAAAAGCATTTGAAGTTTCAGGTTTAAAACCTTCCGAAATTGATTATATCAATGTTCATGGAACCGCAACGCCAAATAACGATTTATCTGAAGGTAGAGCTTTACTACGAATTTATGAAAACGAAAAAGTTCCTGATTTCAGTTCTACAAAACCGTTTACGGGTCATACTTTAGCGGCTGCAGCTGCGATTGAAGCCGTTTACAGTGTTTTGGCCATTCAAAATAGTGTGGTTTACCCAAATTTGAATTTTGAAACTTCGATGGAAGAATTTGATTTAAAACCACAAACTTCCTTAAAAAATGCAACTATCGAACACGTTTTGTCCAATTCTTTTGGTTTTGGCGGAAATTGTTCAACCCTTATATTTTCTAAAAGCTAA
- a CDS encoding ABC transporter ATP-binding protein translates to MFSLNDVSLEINEGQIFGLLGPNGAGKTTLISMLCGLIKPTSGHFTINDLNYSSHSLKIKKIIGVVPQEYALYPTLTARENLHYFGSMYGLKGPDLKDKVIETLDLLGLLKFADKQIHTFSGGMKRRVNLIAGILHNPKVLFLDEPTVGVDVQSKNAILNYLKVLNQNGTTIIYTSHHLAEAQDLCDTIAILDQGQIYAKGTPKALIDSTENAQNLEDVFISLTGKELRDDI, encoded by the coding sequence ATGTTTTCCTTGAACGACGTTTCACTGGAAATAAACGAAGGACAGATTTTCGGATTATTAGGTCCGAATGGCGCGGGAAAAACAACCTTGATTTCAATGCTCTGTGGTTTAATCAAACCCACTTCAGGACATTTTACGATTAATGATCTGAACTATTCCAGTCATTCACTTAAAATCAAAAAAATTATTGGTGTTGTTCCTCAGGAATACGCTTTGTATCCTACACTTACAGCAAGAGAAAATCTGCATTATTTTGGAAGCATGTATGGCTTAAAAGGTCCCGATTTAAAAGATAAAGTAATCGAAACTTTAGATCTTTTGGGCTTATTGAAATTTGCAGATAAACAAATTCATACTTTTTCGGGCGGAATGAAACGTCGTGTGAATTTAATTGCAGGAATTCTGCACAATCCAAAAGTTTTGTTTTTGGATGAACCAACAGTTGGTGTTGATGTTCAGTCTAAAAATGCGATTTTAAATTATCTAAAAGTTCTCAATCAAAATGGGACAACTATTATTTATACTTCGCATCATTTGGCAGAAGCACAGGATTTATGCGATACCATTGCTATTTTAGATCAAGGTCAGATTTATGCAAAAGGAACTCCAAAAGCCTTAATTGATTCTACAGAAAATGCACAAAATCTCGAAGATGTTTTTATTTCATTAACTGGTAAAGAACTGAGAGATGATATATAA
- a CDS encoding 3-oxoacyl-ACP synthase, translating to MTQTKTYIQSYISIQNNEIVLNGTSVFKTEPTDFADFSKQALRNFEIQYPKFFKMDALSKLAFLGSELLLSPIISSEEENNIALVLANKSSSLDTDVKYQESISDKENYYPSPAVFVYTLPNICLGEISIRHQLKSENSFFIFDAFNTEFMSNYSNILLNSDKADKVLCGWVEYFNENYKAFLCIIGKEEIEKYKNENINTLYSK from the coding sequence ATGACACAAACCAAAACCTACATACAATCCTACATCAGCATCCAAAACAACGAAATTGTTTTGAACGGAACTTCTGTATTCAAAACTGAACCAACCGATTTTGCAGATTTCTCTAAACAAGCATTGCGTAATTTTGAAATCCAATATCCAAAGTTTTTCAAAATGGATGCTTTGAGCAAACTGGCTTTTTTAGGATCGGAGCTGCTTTTGAGTCCGATAATTTCTTCTGAAGAAGAAAATAATATTGCTTTGGTTTTGGCCAATAAATCGTCAAGTTTAGATACCGATGTAAAATATCAGGAATCGATTTCTGATAAAGAAAACTATTATCCAAGTCCGGCGGTTTTTGTTTATACGTTGCCAAATATTTGTCTGGGCGAAATAAGTATTCGTCATCAACTAAAAAGTGAGAATTCTTTCTTTATATTTGATGCTTTCAACACAGAATTTATGTCGAATTATTCAAACATTTTATTGAATTCAGATAAAGCAGATAAAGTTCTATGTGGCTGGGTGGAATATTTTAACGAGAATTACAAAGCTTTTCTCTGCATCATTGGCAAGGAAGAAATCGAGAAATATAAAAACGAAAATATCAATACATTATATAGTAAATAA
- a CDS encoding ABC transporter permease, protein MIYKIWMSVVKEFLLLRRDLGGLIILFVMPLVLVITVTLIQDSTFKTISDNKIPILLVDNDNGAVSKTVFDNLEKSQLFSVVTQIDNKPITEEIARENVYKGKFQLAIIIPKNLSTDLQAKIDQNVENIVSKIGFTDSIAKPEKPKAIQQKEVKLYFDPAVQLSFKNSVMSSIDKMISQIETKSIYTTFQNQLGEENAQFEQKSFITFKEIIPRINNKEVLPNSVQHNVPAWTLFAIFFIVIPLSINIVKEKSQGTFVRLLTNPVSNLVVIIGKTITYSIICMIQFYMMVAVAIFLFPHIGLPPLNIEGHLFLMSVVALFSGFAAIGFGILLGTVANTQEQSAPFGATSVIILAAIGGVWVPVFAMPKIMQFIAKSSPMNWGLEAFYDVLLRNTTFLEIIPKISLLFLFFIITTSIALFYDKKKRTV, encoded by the coding sequence ATGATATATAAAATTTGGATGTCAGTAGTAAAAGAATTTCTTTTATTAAGAAGAGATTTAGGTGGTTTGATCATTTTATTTGTCATGCCTCTGGTTTTGGTAATTACGGTAACTTTAATCCAGGACAGCACGTTTAAAACGATTAGCGATAATAAAATTCCCATTTTATTAGTCGATAATGATAATGGCGCTGTTTCAAAAACCGTTTTTGACAATCTGGAAAAAAGCCAATTGTTCAGTGTTGTTACACAAATTGACAATAAACCAATCACAGAAGAAATTGCCAGAGAAAATGTTTACAAAGGAAAATTTCAGCTCGCCATTATAATTCCGAAAAATTTAAGCACCGATTTACAAGCCAAAATTGATCAGAATGTCGAAAATATTGTGAGTAAAATAGGTTTTACTGATAGCATTGCCAAACCAGAAAAACCGAAGGCGATTCAGCAAAAAGAAGTCAAATTGTATTTTGATCCGGCAGTACAATTGAGTTTTAAGAACTCGGTAATGAGCTCTATTGATAAGATGATTTCTCAAATCGAAACCAAATCAATTTATACCACTTTTCAAAATCAGTTAGGCGAAGAAAACGCACAATTTGAGCAAAAGAGTTTTATTACTTTCAAAGAAATTATTCCAAGAATAAACAACAAAGAAGTATTACCAAATTCGGTACAGCACAATGTTCCGGCCTGGACACTTTTTGCGATATTTTTTATTGTGATTCCGCTTTCAATCAATATTGTAAAGGAAAAATCACAGGGAACATTTGTTCGTTTACTGACCAATCCTGTTTCTAATTTAGTTGTCATTATTGGCAAAACCATAACGTATTCTATAATCTGCATGATTCAGTTTTATATGATGGTTGCCGTTGCTATTTTCCTTTTCCCTCATATTGGTTTACCTCCGTTGAATATTGAAGGACATTTATTTTTAATGAGCGTCGTAGCTTTGTTTTCTGGTTTTGCTGCAATTGGATTCGGAATTTTATTAGGAACCGTTGCCAATACACAGGAACAATCGGCACCATTTGGCGCGACAAGTGTGATTATTTTAGCAGCAATTGGCGGAGTATGGGTTCCGGTTTTTGCAATGCCAAAAATCATGCAGTTTATTGCCAAATCATCTCCTATGAATTGGGGACTAGAAGCATTTTATGATGTTTTATTGCGTAATACTACTTTCCTTGAAATCATTCCAAAAATAAGTTTGTTATTTTTGTTCTTTATAATCACAACTTCCATTGCCTTATTTTATGACAAAAAGAAAAGAACAGTATAA
- a CDS encoding outer membrane lipoprotein carrier protein LolA — translation MKTKIALLILFISSNLFAQEQKMTDAEIASFKQDVNVVSKKIKTLSTDFVQYKHLDFLSKDIETSGKMFFKEPALLSWQYKKPYNYSIVFKNGKILINDEGKKSAVDIGNSKIFARINKLIVGSVSGNMFDDKEFTISYFKLKGQNLAKFIPKDATLKKYIKQIELTFDKEEATVVQVKLLESSEDYTRIVLKNKVINAKIDDSVFTN, via the coding sequence ATGAAAACTAAAATAGCACTATTAATTCTATTTATTTCAAGCAATTTGTTCGCTCAGGAACAAAAAATGACCGATGCCGAAATTGCCTCTTTCAAACAAGATGTAAACGTAGTTTCTAAAAAAATCAAAACCTTAAGCACTGATTTTGTCCAATACAAACATTTGGATTTTTTGTCAAAAGACATTGAAACTTCTGGAAAAATGTTTTTTAAAGAACCTGCATTATTATCATGGCAATACAAAAAACCATACAATTATAGTATCGTTTTCAAGAACGGAAAAATTCTGATTAACGACGAAGGAAAGAAAAGCGCGGTTGATATTGGCAACAGTAAAATCTTTGCAAGAATCAATAAATTAATTGTTGGAAGCGTGAGCGGCAATATGTTTGACGACAAAGAATTTACGATTTCGTATTTCAAATTAAAAGGTCAAAATCTGGCAAAATTTATTCCGAAAGATGCGACTTTGAAAAAATACATCAAACAAATCGAGCTGACTTTTGATAAAGAAGAAGCAACAGTTGTTCAGGTAAAATTGTTGGAATCATCTGAAGATTATACTAGAATTGTACTTAAAAATAAAGTAATCAATGCAAAAATCGACGATTCAGTTTTTACTAATTAA
- a CDS encoding polysaccharide deacetylase family protein, whose translation MITHKNISVFFIFLLLLLFLLNLYTAINFWWFVLIVLIWLGINAFGSARISSNYHVKAFCNNPLETEKKIALTFDDGPSIFTLEVLELLKKYNAKATFFCIGKNIETHPEILKQIIAEGHLVGNHSYSHSKFFDFYHEDKITDELRKTDKLLEKFTSKKINFFRPPYGVTTPSIRRALKITGHQVIGWNIRSLDGGTKNQDLILSRIKKRVSPGGIVLLHDTAPHSVLVLEQFLQFLQQNNYQVVSIEELLNLKAYEN comes from the coding sequence ATGATAACGCATAAAAACATATCCGTTTTTTTTATCTTTTTACTGCTTTTATTGTTTCTTCTGAATCTTTATACGGCAATAAATTTTTGGTGGTTTGTTTTGATTGTTTTAATTTGGTTGGGAATAAATGCTTTTGGTTCTGCCCGAATTTCATCCAATTATCATGTAAAAGCTTTCTGCAATAATCCGCTAGAAACAGAAAAAAAAATTGCCTTAACTTTTGATGATGGTCCGAGTATTTTTACTTTGGAAGTTTTGGAACTTCTGAAAAAATACAACGCCAAAGCGACTTTCTTCTGCATTGGAAAAAATATCGAAACACATCCTGAAATTCTAAAACAAATTATCGCTGAAGGTCATTTGGTTGGAAATCATTCCTACAGTCATTCTAAATTTTTCGATTTTTATCATGAAGACAAAATAACTGATGAACTTCGCAAAACAGATAAATTGCTGGAAAAATTCACTTCCAAAAAAATCAACTTTTTTCGTCCGCCTTACGGAGTGACAACACCATCAATTCGAAGAGCTTTAAAAATAACCGGACACCAAGTTATTGGCTGGAATATTCGCTCGCTTGACGGAGGAACAAAGAATCAGGATTTGATTTTAAGCCGAATTAAAAAACGCGTTTCTCCCGGCGGAATTGTACTTTTGCACGACACTGCTCCACACTCTGTTTTGGTATTGGAACAGTTTTTGCAATTTTTACAGCAAAATAATTATCAAGTCGTTTCGATCGAAGAACTTTTGAATCTTAAAGCTTATGAAAATTGA
- a CDS encoding beta-ketoacyl synthase N-terminal-like domain-containing protein, with protein sequence MTKKTYINGVGCISTQKTFDTVFLEEAVYNQNETVLSIVSPVYKDYISPAAARRMAKGVKNGIVASALAMKDANVENVDAIITGTGLGCIEDSEKFLKNILDNNEEFLTPTSFIQSTHNTVGAQIALSLPCKGYNFTYVNGAVSFESALLDAKMQIEEEEANSILVGGVDENGEYTLSLFKLAGRIKKENDLPSNILNANSTGVVYGEGASFFVLENEKKANTYTEILDVEIINTLEENEIENAIITFLKHNNLQISDLDAVVLGFDGNLDSDFYYKNLSENTFAETPQLYYKHLSGAYDTASAFALWMASKIIKTQEIPEIIKVNSVTKPACNTILLYNQVNGKNHSFTLLSK encoded by the coding sequence ATGACAAAAAAAACATATATAAATGGAGTAGGTTGTATTTCGACTCAAAAAACATTTGATACTGTTTTTTTAGAAGAAGCTGTTTACAATCAAAATGAAACCGTACTTTCTATCGTATCGCCGGTTTACAAAGATTACATTTCGCCCGCTGCTGCCAGAAGAATGGCAAAAGGAGTAAAAAACGGAATTGTAGCTTCGGCTTTGGCAATGAAAGATGCCAATGTCGAAAATGTTGATGCCATCATTACCGGAACTGGTTTGGGCTGTATCGAAGATTCTGAAAAATTCCTGAAAAACATTCTTGATAATAATGAAGAGTTCTTAACTCCAACTTCTTTTATTCAATCGACTCACAATACGGTTGGTGCGCAGATTGCACTTTCTTTACCATGCAAAGGTTATAATTTTACGTATGTAAATGGAGCTGTTTCTTTTGAATCGGCTCTTTTGGATGCTAAAATGCAGATTGAAGAAGAGGAAGCCAATTCGATTTTAGTTGGTGGCGTTGATGAAAACGGAGAATATACTTTGTCTCTTTTTAAATTGGCCGGAAGAATTAAAAAAGAAAATGATCTTCCTTCAAATATTTTAAATGCCAATTCAACTGGAGTTGTCTATGGCGAAGGCGCTAGTTTTTTTGTTTTGGAAAATGAAAAAAAAGCTAATACTTATACAGAAATTCTAGACGTTGAAATCATAAATACTTTAGAAGAAAATGAAATTGAAAATGCAATTATCACTTTCTTAAAACATAATAATTTACAAATTTCAGATCTTGATGCTGTTGTTCTTGGTTTTGACGGGAACTTAGATTCTGATTTCTATTATAAGAATCTTTCCGAAAATACTTTCGCAGAAACACCTCAATTGTATTACAAACATTTGAGCGGTGCATACGACACAGCTTCGGCTTTTGCATTATGGATGGCTTCAAAAATTATAAAAACTCAGGAAATTCCTGAAATCATAAAAGTAAATTCGGTTACAAAACCAGCTTGTAATACCATCTTGCTGTACAATCAGGTAAATGGAAAAAATCATAGTTTTACGTTGCTTTCAAAATGA
- a CDS encoding DUF2062 domain-containing protein: MKSTIPQHDLLNSTSFCVIVPTYNNQKTLKKVLDSILEFTSNIIIVNDGSTDSTFEILKQYTPLTQIHHPKNLGKGRALRNGFRKAIELNFEYAITIDSDGQHFASDIPVFIEAIQNEPNALLIGSRNMTQENVPKKSSFGNKFSNFWFKFETGIVLEDTQSGFRLYPLRLLPKQFYTNKFEFEIEVIVRAAWKGIIVKNIPIQVLYDPAERVSHFRPFRDFTRISILNTVLVTNALLYIKPRDFFRRAKKKGFKKFFLEDILESNDSNFKKAAAIALGIFIGLSPFWGFQTILLFTFAALFKLNKVIAYLTSNVSFPPFIPFIIYASLQIGSIFVSSDAPLVLDSSITLDDIQKNATQYIVGSLILASVSALSVGLISYFLLTTFSSKNKANI; the protein is encoded by the coding sequence ATGAAATCTACAATACCACAGCACGATCTTCTTAATTCCACTTCTTTTTGTGTTATTGTCCCGACGTACAATAATCAGAAAACGTTAAAAAAAGTGCTGGATTCTATTTTAGAGTTCACTTCAAATATCATTATTGTAAACGACGGATCGACAGATTCGACTTTTGAGATTTTAAAACAATATACTCCGCTTACACAAATTCATCATCCAAAGAATTTAGGAAAAGGAAGAGCACTCAGAAATGGTTTTAGAAAAGCAATCGAACTGAATTTTGAATATGCCATTACAATAGATTCCGATGGGCAGCATTTTGCATCAGACATTCCGGTTTTTATAGAAGCAATCCAAAATGAACCAAATGCACTTTTGATTGGAAGCCGAAATATGACGCAGGAAAATGTGCCAAAGAAAAGCAGTTTTGGAAACAAATTTTCGAATTTCTGGTTTAAGTTTGAAACTGGAATTGTACTCGAAGATACTCAATCCGGCTTTAGATTGTATCCGTTACGATTGCTTCCAAAGCAATTTTACACCAATAAATTTGAGTTTGAAATTGAAGTTATTGTGCGTGCTGCATGGAAAGGAATTATAGTAAAAAACATTCCCATTCAGGTTTTGTATGATCCCGCAGAGCGTGTTTCACATTTTCGTCCGTTTCGGGATTTTACCCGAATCAGTATTTTAAATACGGTTTTGGTAACCAACGCTTTGCTGTACATCAAACCAAGAGATTTTTTTAGAAGAGCAAAAAAAAAAGGATTTAAAAAATTCTTTCTCGAAGACATTTTAGAAAGCAACGATTCTAATTTTAAAAAAGCTGCCGCAATTGCTTTGGGAATTTTTATTGGTCTTTCACCGTTTTGGGGTTTTCAGACTATTTTACTATTTACATTTGCCGCCTTATTTAAGCTTAATAAAGTCATTGCCTATCTGACTTCAAATGTAAGTTTCCCTCCTTTTATTCCCTTCATAATTTATGCTTCACTCCAAATAGGGAGCATTTTTGTTTCAAGCGATGCACCTTTAGTCTTAGACAGTTCAATAACATTAGACGATATTCAGAAAAATGCTACGCAATATATCGTAGGAAGTCTTATTTTAGCATCCGTTTCTGCGCTATCAGTTGGTCTTATAAGTTATTTTCTTTTAACCACTTTTAGTTCTAAAAACAAAGCAAATATTTAA
- a CDS encoding beta-ketoacyl-[acyl-carrier-protein] synthase family protein: protein MSKEIYITQTNCITPLGFDVESNIEAILRGDSGIQLHSDISLMPNSFYAAIISDEKINSAFSKISVETKYSRLEKMMILALEAIIKNSGVELNSKTAFILSTTKGNVTALKENSKENFNNAHLDVLAKNVANFFKFQTQPIVVSNACVSGILAVSVAKRMIQSELYDNVFVVAGDEVSEFVLSGFNAFQAMSELPCKPYSKNRTGVSLGEATAAVLVSAEAKNAKIKVIGDSSINDANHISGPSRTGEGLFRSIQNALKEAKIEAKKLDYISAHGTATPFNDEMEAIALNRLGLQNVPVNSLKGFYGHTLGASGLLETVIAIESANRNMLFESKGFDEIGVSETVNVVEKNKEATIEYFLKTASGFGGCNTAVIFEKVK from the coding sequence ATGTCAAAAGAAATTTACATCACGCAAACGAATTGTATTACACCTTTGGGTTTTGATGTTGAGTCAAACATCGAAGCGATTTTGCGTGGCGATTCGGGAATTCAGCTTCATAGCGATATTTCTTTAATGCCAAATTCATTTTATGCTGCAATTATTTCTGATGAAAAAATAAACAGTGCTTTTTCAAAAATCAGTGTTGAAACAAAATATTCCCGTTTAGAGAAAATGATGATTTTGGCTTTGGAAGCAATTATCAAAAATTCGGGAGTTGAATTAAATTCGAAAACTGCCTTTATACTTTCGACAACAAAAGGAAATGTGACGGCTTTAAAAGAGAACTCCAAAGAAAATTTTAATAACGCACATTTAGATGTTTTGGCAAAAAATGTTGCCAATTTCTTCAAATTTCAAACACAACCAATTGTAGTTTCAAATGCCTGCGTTTCGGGAATTTTAGCCGTTTCAGTGGCTAAAAGAATGATTCAGTCGGAACTGTATGACAATGTTTTTGTCGTGGCCGGCGACGAAGTTTCAGAATTTGTTTTATCTGGTTTTAATGCATTTCAGGCAATGAGTGAATTGCCATGTAAACCGTATTCTAAAAATAGAACCGGAGTAAGTTTAGGCGAAGCAACCGCTGCAGTTTTAGTTTCGGCGGAAGCCAAAAATGCGAAAATAAAAGTAATTGGCGACAGCTCTATAAACGATGCCAATCATATTTCGGGTCCTTCAAGAACAGGTGAAGGTTTGTTTAGAAGTATTCAGAATGCTTTGAAAGAAGCAAAAATTGAAGCCAAGAAATTAGATTATATTTCCGCACACGGAACTGCAACTCCATTTAATGATGAAATGGAAGCCATTGCTTTAAACCGTTTAGGTTTACAAAATGTTCCTGTAAATAGTTTAAAAGGTTTTTACGGTCATACATTAGGCGCTTCGGGATTATTGGAAACAGTAATTGCGATTGAATCGGCAAATCGAAATATGCTTTTTGAATCTAAAGGTTTTGATGAAATTGGAGTTAGTGAGACTGTAAATGTTGTTGAGAAAAATAAAGAAGCGACTATTGAATATTTCCTGAAAACAGCTTCTGGATTTGGAGGTTGTAATACGGCTGTTATTTTTGAGAAAGTGAAATAA
- a CDS encoding 3-hydroxyacyl-ACP dehydratase, with translation MVLKDFYKVLSEEKTGDSKHTITILVNKNHEVFNGHFPGNPIMPGVCMIQIIKELTESITKSSLMIQTLTNVKFMALINPETNPELRLELDITSTGDNLVKVKNTTYFNDTVALKLSNAYKKI, from the coding sequence ATGGTTTTAAAAGACTTCTATAAAGTACTTTCAGAAGAAAAAACGGGAGATTCTAAGCATACGATTACTATTTTAGTCAACAAAAATCATGAAGTTTTCAACGGACATTTTCCTGGAAATCCGATTATGCCAGGTGTTTGTATGATTCAGATTATTAAAGAACTTACTGAATCTATTACCAAAAGTTCATTGATGATTCAAACATTGACAAATGTAAAATTTATGGCATTAATAAATCCGGAGACAAATCCGGAGTTGCGTTTAGAGCTCGATATTACAAGCACTGGTGATAATTTGGTAAAGGTGAAAAACACTACCTATTTTAATGATACCGTTGCTTTAAAATTGAGCAATGCGTATAAAAAAATATAA
- a CDS encoding porin family protein encodes MRKIALIAFVLFAGLITSQAQVKVSPGIRGGLNLARLTNIDDNNVKSDYYVGGLVEIKFNKYFTLQPELTYSRQGSEGREYTINPDDYVSFRQVKYDLNYITAGAVAKFNFHGSGFHVLAGPSLDLKTDDNFGRYGYDPIDVDLAFVGGIGYTLPNGLTFEARFKQGLIDIYGYDDLNNYNDNNNYYYDNVILNQVFQFGISYTFKTK; translated from the coding sequence ATGAGAAAAATAGCCTTAATCGCATTCGTTTTATTTGCAGGTCTTATAACATCGCAGGCACAAGTAAAAGTTAGTCCCGGAATAAGAGGTGGTTTGAACCTTGCGAGATTAACCAATATTGATGATAATAATGTAAAATCTGATTATTACGTAGGTGGTTTAGTAGAAATTAAATTCAATAAATATTTTACGCTTCAGCCTGAATTAACGTACTCAAGACAAGGTTCTGAAGGAAGAGAATATACTATAAACCCTGATGATTATGTATCTTTCAGACAAGTAAAATATGATCTGAATTATATTACTGCCGGAGCTGTAGCAAAATTTAATTTTCATGGAAGTGGTTTTCACGTTTTAGCCGGACCATCTCTTGATTTAAAAACAGATGACAATTTTGGCCGTTACGGTTATGATCCTATTGATGTTGATCTTGCCTTTGTTGGTGGAATTGGATACACATTACCAAATGGTTTAACTTTTGAAGCACGTTTTAAACAAGGTCTAATCGATATTTATGGGTATGATGATCTTAATAATTACAACGACAATAATAATTACTACTATGACAATGTAATTCTAAACCAGGTTTTCCAATTTGGTATTAGTTATACGTTTAAAACAAAATAA
- a CDS encoding phosphopantetheine-binding protein: MEALKEELKNKIITTLNLEDIAIEDIADNDPLFGDGLGLDSIDALELIVILDKDYGIKLVDPKEGKTIFQSIETMAAYISANRTK; encoded by the coding sequence ATGGAAGCATTAAAAGAAGAATTAAAAAATAAAATCATTACAACTTTAAATCTTGAAGATATCGCAATTGAAGACATTGCAGATAACGATCCTTTGTTTGGAGATGGTTTAGGTTTAGACTCAATTGATGCGCTTGAATTGATCGTAATTTTAGATAAAGATTACGGAATTAAACTAGTTGACCCGAAAGAAGGAAAAACAATTTTCCAGTCTATCGAAACTATGGCGGCTTATATTAGTGCTAACAGAACGAAATAA